In a genomic window of Vigna angularis cultivar LongXiaoDou No.4 chromosome 6, ASM1680809v1, whole genome shotgun sequence:
- the LOC108341362 gene encoding uncharacterized protein LOC108341362: MEGNNEDERVRRTLEDYASVSVPSSFNSIARPVVNAANMEMKPALIHLVQSNQFTGMSHENPYDHLTTFTEICNTVKILHVSDEAIRLSLFPFSLAGNAKLWLNSFPEGSLTAWDDVVAKFLNKYFPQSKINKGKQEISSFQQEHEESLSQTWERFKGLLRKTPIHGFDIPTQLNLFLGGLKSHTKLMLDASVGGNIRWKTPDEAHEIIENMASSDNDVQSERVQTQKKGMFELQSQDALLAQNKIMTQQLESVMKKLSQLPKELQTVSQAQHHQTVKGCELCGGEHQNGQCAIQSNAKEEVNYMGNQGCSSNYGNYNQGWRPHPSMGQASSSRPPQQQFQQQPTLSDRTSKLEETLQQFMQVSISNHKSTEASIRNLETQVSQLAKKLDETSEKKFVAKNEVHSREECNVIITRSGKEVGFDSKEKPTNKEIQEHKEDDQKKVIEEEEESRNRKEDGRQKEKVLVKQLPYPKNTSQKDKERQMGRFKKIFNQLEITLPLTEALQQIPAYAKYVKQFLSKKKKYLDEETIEVQGNCSAIMQKSLPSKVKDPGSFTIPCTIGNHDIGKALVDLGASINLMPLSMLKKIGDLEVKSTRMILQMADRSIKHPYGVMEDVVIKVDKLKFPVDFVVMEMEEGVDIPLILGRPFMKTAKIVIHVDDGTVKLKDQDEEVIFNVFEDVKQNQEEKTSSKVKDEVLAITSLPRQVAKLAKKNLNCFNPKVKERDEDKEKQRVHQQIEVKSDELKPGKPVNLKNRLWVIKDIKANGVLQIEAPYSRRIKLVTRKLLRKCWCHEKKKHTNIKNPT; encoded by the coding sequence ATGGAGGGaaataatgaggacgaacgagTTAGGCGTACGTTGGAAGATTATGCTTCTGTGTCTGTACCTTCATCTTTCAACAGTATAGCCCGACCTGTGGTAAATGCTGCTAATATGGAAATGAAACCTGCACTGATTCACCTTGTTCAAAGTAATCAGTTTACAGGAATGTCACACGAAAATCCCTATGATCATCTGACAACTTTTACTGAGATTTGTAACACTGTAAAAATTTTACATGTGTCAGATGAAGCAATTAGATTGAGTCTATTTCCCTTTTCTTTGGCTGGAAATGCAAAGCTTTGGCTAAATTCTTTTCCTGAAGGGAGTCTAACTGCTTGGGATGACGTAGTGgcaaaatttttgaataaatatttccCCCAATCCAAGATCAATAAAGGCAAACAAGAAATATCATCCTTTCAACAAGAGCATGAAGAGTCGTTGAGTCAAACATGGGAGAGGTTCAAGGGGTTGCTGAGAAAAACTCCAATTCATGGATTTGACATTCCCACTCAATTAAACCTTTTCTTAGGAGGTTTAAAATCTCACACAAAGCTTATGCTAGATGCCTCTGTTGGAGGTAACATTAGGTGGAAGACACCTGATGAGGCACATGAAATCATTGAAAATATGGCATCTAGTGATAATGATGTCCAAAGTGAGAGAGTGCAAACGCAAAAGAAAGGCATGTTTGAATTGCAATCCCAAGATGCCTTATTagcccaaaataaaattatgactcAACAACTTGAATCAGTAATGAAAAAGTTGTCACAATTACCAAAGGAACTTCAAACTGTATCACAGGCACAACATCATCAAACTGTGAAAGGTTGTGAACTTTGTGGTGGAGAGCACCAAAATGGACAGTGTGCTATTCAGTCCAATGCAAAGGAAGAGGTtaattatatgggaaatcagGGTTGTTCGAGCAACTATGGCAAttataatcaaggatggagacctcatcctaGCATGGGTCAGGCTAGTTCTagtagaccaccacaacaacagtTTCAACAACAACCTACTCTTTCTGATAGGACATCCAAACTTGAAGAAACTTTgcaacaattcatgcaagtatCCATCTCCAACCATAAAAGTACTGAAGCTTCTATTAGAAACTTGGAGACACAAGTGAGTCAACTTGCAAAGAAGCTGGATGAGACATCTGAAAAGAAATTTGTGGCTAAGAATGAAGTTCACTCCAGGGAGGAATGTAATGTCATAATAACCAGAAGTGGAAAAGAAGTGGGGTTTGATTCCAAGGAGAAGCCGACAAATAAAGAGATTCAAGAACACAAAGAGGATGATCAAAAGAAGgtgattgaagaagaagaagaaagtagaaACAGGAAGGAAGATGGAAGACAAAAAGAGAAAGTGTTGGTGAAGCAACTTCCTTATCCTAAAAATACTTCACAGAAGGATAAGGAAAGACAAATGGGTCGGTTCAAGAAGATATTTAATCAACTTGAGATTACTTTGCCCTTGActgaagcactgcaacaaattcctgcttatgcaaAATATGTGAAGCAATTCCTTAGTAAAAAGAAGaagtatttagatgaggaaacaattgaagtgcaggGAAATTGCAGTGCAATTATGCAGAAATCTCTACCTTCAAAAGTCAAAGATCCAGGGAGTTTCACTATCCCCTGCACTATTGGAAAtcatgatatagggaaggctctTGTTGACTTAGGGGctagcatcaatttgatgcccCTATCTATGCTCAAAAAGATTGGTGACCTTGAAGTCAAGTCAACAAGAATGATCTTGCAAATGGCAGATAGGTCCATTAAGCATCCTTACGGTGTAATGGAAGATGTGGTGATTAAAGTTGATAAACTAAAATTCCCTGTTGATTTTGTAGTAATGGAAATGGAGGAAGGTGTAGATATAcctctcattcttggaagacctttcatgaagacagctaaGATTGTCATTcatgttgatgatggaactgTGAAATTAAAAgaccaagatgaagaggtgatATTTAATGTCTTTGAAGATGTGAAGCAAAATCAAGAGGAAAAGACTAGTTCCAAAGTAAAAGATGAAGTTTTAGCAATTACTAGTCTTCCAAGGCAAGTTGCCAAGTTGGCCAAGAAGAATCTTAATTGTTTCAATCCAAAAGTGAAGGAAAGAGATGAAGATAAGGAGAAGCAAAGAGTTCACCAACAAATTGAAGTGAAAAGTGATGAACTCAAACCTGGAAAACCTGTGAATCTTAAGAAcaggttatgggtcatcaaggACATAAAGGCAAATGGAGTACTCCAAATTgaggctccatattcaagaagaaTTAAGTTGGTGACAAGAAAGTTACTCAGAaaatgttggtgtcatgaaaagaaaaagcacaCTAACATCAAGAATCCAACTTAA